The following proteins come from a genomic window of Doryrhamphus excisus isolate RoL2022-K1 chromosome 12, RoL_Dexc_1.0, whole genome shotgun sequence:
- the lpin1a gene encoding phosphatidate phosphatase LPIN1 produces the protein MNYVGQLAGQVFVQVKELYRGLNPATLSGCIDVIVVRQPNGSLQCSPFHVRFGKMGVLRSREKVVDIEINGEPVSLHMKLGENGEAFFVKEAENTLEVVPAYLATSPIMSTGAELMESQLSRNSTRHHDSMLCGSLPAQSIGPQQGDSGMSKKRRKRRRKARPDGGGGRKDESGEEFSDDDSMFTIDLSSDEEREGDAGRTLYSDQGSAASTHTSPEWKHPQSHVIKDTLSIPPSCGLSISCPQQTSHFSSHISNADDSLSSTPKSDSELAGRAKDNPEMLWTWGELPQAAQPSFLTSHQKQESSTSFTIPVSSSTHFRTISDTGAPSKNPYTTQQEDTYTDKYHDGGNPVESVGASCAEMESLTTGLASPSILPDHLEEGRNRGSPIRRTDSPSKRKEKRSQHLGTDGVYLDDITELEPEVAALYFPKSDGGSGSMKVDTEMMMMDVRSANQSPQSVSSSGVDSGLDSLLDHMGDLPHVAISLCGGLSDNKEITQEQFQERAVTYQQFSENPSIIDDPNLVVKIGNKYYNWSTAAPVMLAMQVYQKPLPQASVENIMKEKMPKKGGRWWFSWRSRTSDSKSESPVETAGEITMATASRMKDESSSSDEDHVTRQSESIVASGNICYKKTLRLTSEQLASLQLKEGPNEVVFSVTTQYQGTCRCHGTIYLWNWDDKLVISDIDGTITRSDTLGHILPTLGKDWTHQGIARLYHKVSQNGYKFMYCSARAIGMADMTRGYLHWVNERGTMLPMGPVLLSPSSLFSALHREVIEKKPEKFKIECLTDIMHLFYPNTEPFYAAFGNRATDVYSYKEVGVPLNRIFTVNPKGELVQEHAKTNISSFGRLCEMVDHVFPVLLHKEDADFTHSDALDQCNYWSKQHPDGSRQEEQEDSQLLVD, from the exons ATGAACTATGTGGGTCAGCTGGCGGGCCAGGTGTTTGTGCAGGTCAAGGAGCTGTACAGAGGCCTCAACCCTGCCACGCTGTCTGGCTGTATTGATGTGATTGTGGTGCGGCAGCCCAATGGCTCCCTGCAATGCTCCCCCTTCCATGTGCGTTTCGGCAAGATGGGCGTCCTGCGCTCGCGGGAGAAAGTG GTGGACATTGAGATCAACGGGGAACCAGTGAGTTTGCACATGAAACTGGGGGAGAATGGAGAGGCCTTCTTTGTTAAAGAAGCTGAGAACACATTG GAAGTCGTTCCAGCATACCTAGCGACGTCACCCATCATGTCGACGGGAGCGGAACTGATGGAAAGTCAGCTGAGCAGGAATAGCACACGTCACCATG ACAGCATGCTGTGCGGCTCACTTCCTGCCCAGAGCATCGGACCGCAGCAGGGTGACAGTGGGATGagcaagaagaggaggaagaggaggagaaaggcTCGACCAgacggaggaggagggagaaagGACGAAAGCGGGGAGGAGTTTTCGGATGATGACAGCATGTTTACTATTGACCTGAGCTCTGATGAGGAGAGAGAAGGTGACGCTGGCAG GACACTATACAGTGATCAAGGGTCAGCTGCCAGTACACACACCAGCCCAGAGTGGAAGCATCCACAGAG TCATGTGATTAAGGACACTCTCTCCATCCCTCCGTCCTGCGGTCTGTCCATCTCTTGTCCACAGCAGACCTCTcacttctcctcccacattAG CAACGCAGATGATTCTCTGTCTTCAACGCCCAAGAGCGACTCTGAGCTAGCCGGCCGGGCAAAAGACAACCCTGAGATGCTGTGGACCTGGGGGGAGCTGCCACAAGCTGCACAG CCGTCCTTCCTGACTTCCCATCAGAAGCAGGAAAGTTCCACATCATTCACCATCCCAGTGTCCTCCAGCACTCACTTCAGGACCATCAGCGACACCGGGGCACCCTCAAAAAATCCCTATACCACTCAGCAAGAAGATACATATACTGACAAGTACCATGATGGTG GAAACCCAGTGGAGAGTGTGGGTGCGTCATGTGCAGAGATGGAGAGTTTAACAACAGGTTTAGCGTCCCCCAGCATCCTTCCTGATCATTTGGAGGAAGGCAGGAACAGAGGAAGTCCCATCAGAAGAACAGATTCACCTTCCAAGCGGAAAG AGAAAAGAAGCCAACACCTCGGCACTGATGGGGTGTACCTGGATGACATCACAGAACTGGAGCCTGAAGTAGCTGCTCTGTACTTCCCTAAAAG TGATGGAGGCAGCGGCTCAATGAAGGTGGAcacagagatgatgatgatggacgtGAGGAGTGCTAATCAGTCTCCGCAGTCAGTGAGCAGCAGCGGGGTAGACAGCGGACTGGACAGTCTGTTAGACCACATGGGGGACCTCCCTCACGTGGCCATATCGCTGTGCGGCGGCCTCAGCGACAACAAGGAGATCACTCAAG AGCAGTTCCAGGAGAGGGCAGTGACCTACCAGCAGTTCTCAGAAAACCCTTCCATTATCGACGATCCCAATCTGGTGGTGAAGATTGGCAACAA GTACTACAACTGGAGCACAGCAGCTCCTGTCATGTTGGCCATGCAGGTCTACCAGAAACCATTGCCACAG GCCTCGGTGGAGAACATCATGAAGGAGAAGATGCCCAAGAAAGGCGGCCGCTGGTGGTTCTCCTGGAGGAGCAGGACCAGTGACTCTAAATCG GAGTCACCGGTGGAGACGGCGGGAGAGATCACCATGGCGACAGCAAGCAG AATGAAAGATGAGTCATCCTCTAGTGATGAAGACCATGTGACCCGCCAGTCTGAGTCCATTGTTGCTTCTGGTAACATTTGTTACAAGAAGACTCTTAGGCTGACCTCAGAGCAGCTG GCAAGCCTGCAGCTGAAGGAGGGTCCAAACGAGGTGGTGTTCAGCGTGACAACTCAGTATCAAGGCACGTGTCGATGCCACGGCACCATCTATCTGTGGAACTGGGACGACAAGCTGGTCATCTCGGACATCGACGGAACAATCACAAG GTCGGACACGCTAGGCCACATCCTCCCCACTCTGGGGAAAGACTGGACTCACCAGGGCATCGCCAGGCTCTACCATAAAGTCAGCCA AAATGGCTATAAGTTCATGTACTGCTCGGCGAGGGCCATCGGGATGGCAGACATGACCAGAGGTTACCTTCACTGGGTCAATGAGAGAGGAACCATGCTGCCCATGGGCCCGGTGCTGCTCAGTCCCAGCAGCCTTTTTTCTGCCTTGCACAG GGAAGTGATTGAGAAGAAACCAGAGAAGTTTAAGATCGAGTGTCTCACGGACATCATGCACCTTTTCTACCCAAATACGGAACCTTTCTATGCTGCTTTCGGCAACAGAGCTACG GACGTGTATTCCTACAAGGAGGTGGGCGTTCCTCTCAACAGGATCTTCACTGTCAATCCCAAGGGGGAGCTGGTCCAGGAGCATGCCAAAACCAACATCTCCTC TTTCGGTCGTCTCTGCGAGATGGTGGATCATGTCTTTCCTGTCTTACTCCACAAAGAAGATGCAGACTTCACTCATTCGGACGCTTTAGACCAGTGCAACTACTGGAGTAAACAGCATCCTGATGGCAGCAGACAAGAGGAACAGGAGGACTCTCAGCTTCTTGTGGACTGA